TTTGTCCCATTTACAGTATTTATTTAATTCTAATCTTTCAGTAGTGTTCTTCTTATTCTTTGAAGTACTGTAGTTTCTTCTTTTACACTCTGTACACTCTAATTGAATATTTACTCTCACTCTTTACACCTCCACTCATCTAACGGATATCATAAATCCTCCCATACCTAAATAGCTTATTGTATGGTAAACAAGAGTTTCCTTATTTAT
The genomic region above belongs to Candidatus Cetobacterium colombiensis and contains:
- the rpmG gene encoding 50S ribosomal protein L33 — protein: MRVNIQLECTECKRRNYSTSKNKKNTTERLELNKYCKWDKKVTLHKETKK